The Epinephelus lanceolatus isolate andai-2023 chromosome 8, ASM4190304v1, whole genome shotgun sequence genome includes a window with the following:
- the LOC144464103 gene encoding erythroid transcription factor-like: MTSDYLQLSDWSSAVITMPYKTLMFDTKVGSAPSHTYLQSPNTSHEPELYHVINSSLWLDDSSCQSLSSAYVPPLPSSSLYGNPSVTPPPTCLLSTPGWNGYYSNLYPSPSSSSSDWPLPGSLSWRQCSAPEQRECVSCGTRSAALWRRDAAGHHLCDTCCLQQETSNRPLLRPKRRAVVTQRKGTQCVNCATGTTTLWRRNSAGEPVCNACGLYYKLHQVNRPLAMKKDGIQTRNRKVTNKNKRSRKSDQSEIKLSRLTPPTEEAMAVFDTTYCTTSTY; this comes from the exons ATGACGTCGGATTATTTGCAGCTCTCTGATTGGTCCTCTGCTGTCATAACGATGCCATACAAAACATTGATGTTCGACACAAAG GTTGGCTCCGCCCCTTCACACACCTACCTCCAATCACCAAACACATCCCATGAGCCAGAGCTTTACCACGTCATCAATTCCTCCCTCTGGTTGGACGActccagctgtcaatcactcaGTTCTGCTTATGTCCCGcctcttccttcctcctccttaTATGGTAATCCATCTGTAACCCCGCCCCCCACCTGCCTCCTCTCAACACCTGGATGGAACGGTTACTACAGCAACCTTtacccctccccctcctcctcctctagtGATTGGCCGTTACCTGGCAGTCTGTCATGGAGGCAGTGCAGTGCCCCAG agcagcgtgagtgtgtgagctgtggAACAAGAAGCGCTGCCCTGTGGAGGAGAGACGCTGCAGGTCATCACCTGTGTGACACCTGCTGCCTCCAACAGGAAACCAGCAACAGACCGCTGCTGCGACCCAAGAGAAGAGCT GTTGTGACTCAGAGGAAAGGAACTCAGTGTGTCAACTGTGCAACTGGAACGACGACGCTGTGGAGACGAAACTCTGCAGGAGAACCCGTCTGCAACGCCTGTGGCCTCTACTACAAACTACACCAG gtcaACCGGCCGCTGGCGATGAAGAAAGATGGAATCCAAACCAGAAACCGTAAAGTGACCAATAAGAACAAGAGGAGCAGGaaatctgaccaatcagagattAAGCTGTCCCGACTGACCCCGCCCACTGAGGAGGCCATGGCTGTATTTGACACCACTTACTGTACGACCAGCACGTACTGA